The Candidatus Methylomirabilota bacterium genome window below encodes:
- the merB gene encoding organomercurial lyase: MTGFPPLPLTTAAELVDVDAAARAAARRAAREGPIMRAVLELFADHGGPVPVAAVAAATGLAVDAAALALQDLSDDDLLVLREETVELAYPFSTAPTSFVARLLDGRERFICCAIDALGLAPMLGAPVVVTSACHHSGAPLRFAVTPEGPAPEAAPLMVWATRSGGDDERACTGL, translated from the coding sequence GTGACGGGCTTCCCGCCGCTTCCCCTCACCACCGCCGCGGAGCTCGTCGACGTGGACGCGGCGGCCCGCGCGGCCGCCCGCCGCGCCGCGCGCGAGGGCCCCATCATGCGCGCGGTCCTCGAGCTCTTCGCCGACCACGGCGGGCCGGTGCCCGTCGCCGCGGTCGCCGCGGCCACCGGGCTCGCCGTGGACGCGGCGGCGCTCGCTCTCCAGGACCTCAGCGACGACGATCTCCTCGTGCTCCGCGAGGAGACGGTAGAGCTCGCCTATCCGTTCAGCACGGCGCCCACGAGCTTCGTCGCTCGCCTCCTCGACGGCCGCGAGCGCTTCATCTGCTGCGCGATCGACGCGCTGGGCCTGGCGCCCATGCTGGGCGCGCCAGTAGTCGTGACGTCCGCCTGTCATCACTCGGGCGCCCCGCTTCGCTTCGCGGTGACGCCCGAGGGCCCGGCGCCCGAGGCCGCCCCGCTCATGGTGTGGGCCACCCGATCGGGCGGCGACGACGAGCGGGCCTGCACCGGGCTCTGA
- a CDS encoding SDR family oxidoreductase: MRDPTGLSRFSLGGRVVLITGARGGLGLAMARGMAAAGARVGINGRDARLAEEAAATIPDAFAAPFDVTDLGAAAAGIERVLARYGRLDCLVNNAALRDRRALHDIAAGDLRRLLETNLVGAYELSRLAARHMEGNGGGRLIFITSMVGPQSFQGDPAYTASKGGVTALMRALAVELGPKGITANAIAPGFFLTEVNAGFFSGPQAAEVGRRIPLRRWGRPDELVGAAIFLASEAASYVNGHVLTVDAGLSIAL; this comes from the coding sequence ATGCGCGACCCGACCGGCCTGTCGCGCTTCTCGCTCGGGGGCCGGGTCGTGCTGATCACGGGCGCCCGCGGCGGGCTCGGCCTCGCGATGGCCCGCGGCATGGCCGCCGCCGGCGCGCGTGTCGGCATCAACGGCCGCGACGCGCGGCTGGCCGAGGAGGCCGCGGCAACCATCCCCGACGCGTTCGCGGCACCCTTCGACGTCACCGACCTCGGCGCGGCCGCGGCGGGCATCGAGCGCGTCCTCGCGCGGTATGGTCGGCTCGATTGCCTCGTCAACAACGCCGCGCTCCGGGACCGGCGCGCCCTTCACGACATCGCCGCCGGCGACCTGCGCCGACTCCTCGAGACCAACCTCGTGGGCGCGTACGAGCTGTCGCGCCTGGCCGCCCGGCACATGGAGGGCAACGGCGGCGGGCGCCTCATCTTCATCACGTCGATGGTCGGTCCGCAGTCCTTCCAGGGCGATCCCGCGTACACCGCCTCCAAGGGCGGGGTGACGGCATTGATGCGCGCCCTCGCGGTCGAGCTGGGCCCGAAGGGGATCACCGCCAACGCGATCGCGCCGGGCTTCTTCCTCACCGAGGTCAACGCCGGATTCTTCAGCGGTCCGCAGGCGGCGGAGGTAGGCCGGCGCATTCCGCTCCGGCGCTGGGGCCGGCCCGACGAGCTCGTCGGCGCCGCCATCTTCCTCGCCTCGGAGGCCGCGTCGTACGTCAACGGTCACGTCCTGACGGTGGACGCGGGTCTGTCGATCGCGCTGTAG
- a CDS encoding IclR family transcriptional regulator: MSIKPAYMTATLAKGLDVLEALSDVEDTGLTELARRQGVSSPTLFRILATLAAHGYVAKSPGGRYRLTLKTWEIGAKAVRRLPLRDLARPLMERMTAETGETVHLSVPRGAAIVVIDKVDSPHPVRVDTFVGLSAPAHCSATGKALLAVQPPAALEKLLPLRLPRYTDATMTDRAALLRELAQVRRAGWARNREEWRPGVCAAAVVVRDAAGEPVASLSVTVPTSRFTSEAVRERLVPALKRYGRAIEAQLARTGR; the protein is encoded by the coding sequence ATGTCAATCAAGCCCGCCTACATGACCGCGACGCTGGCCAAGGGGCTCGACGTGCTCGAGGCTCTCTCCGACGTGGAGGATACCGGGCTCACCGAGCTCGCGCGGCGGCAGGGCGTGTCCAGTCCCACCCTCTTCCGCATCCTCGCCACTCTCGCCGCCCACGGCTATGTGGCGAAGTCGCCGGGCGGCCGCTATCGCCTCACCCTCAAGACGTGGGAGATCGGCGCCAAGGCGGTGCGGCGGCTCCCGCTGCGCGACCTCGCGCGGCCGCTCATGGAGCGCATGACGGCGGAGACGGGTGAGACCGTGCATCTCTCCGTGCCGCGCGGGGCCGCCATCGTCGTCATCGACAAGGTGGACAGCCCCCACCCGGTGCGCGTGGACACCTTCGTGGGCCTGAGCGCGCCGGCCCACTGCTCGGCCACCGGCAAGGCGCTGCTCGCCGTGCAGCCGCCGGCGGCTCTCGAGAAGCTCCTTCCCCTTCGGCTGCCCCGGTACACCGACGCCACCATGACCGATCGCGCCGCGCTGCTGCGCGAGCTCGCCCAGGTGCGCCGAGCGGGCTGGGCGCGGAATCGCGAGGAGTGGCGGCCCGGCGTCTGCGCGGCGGCGGTGGTGGTCCGGGATGCTGCCGGCGAGCCGGTCGCGTCGCTGAGCGTCACCGTGCCGACGTCGCGCTTCACGAGCGAGGCGGTGCGCGAGCGCCTCGTTCCCGCGCTCAAGCGCTACGGCCGCGCGATCGAGGCCCAGCTGGCGCGGACGGGCCGGTGA
- a CDS encoding amidohydrolase family protein gives MKTAKEDAAVGPTTKTFPVFDCDSHVVEPPAVWDEYVPAKERAWVKTQFCFHTDSDLLMINGRIVPAARERSNAAEVGWARWDKKEVGRLTPGTEEWKARFGRLLGCRDPQARLRDMDALGTDQVMLFPTWFVRLALLRDTGAAAILARAYNDWVHDYCAADRARLYPCAVLPLQSIEASVAELRRVAKLGFKAAAVRPCFWNGRYPTLPEFDPLWREFEDLDVVLAMHTFPSREALTADWGQRMAQARGHSGQGLLFTDEAVVYSPGQFVSNITAAMDPAIDASETLGFVMEAMTWVTVVMQTGWLEKFPRLKAAVLESNASWLPLILARASNFSNLFAFQRGNRPLRDPVEAFHARCFIGFESDETLVYRLWDEFQDIAIWSSDYPHHDAEDAWDGLHHMAQLGVPEAAQRKMLGENARRLYGIEPLLAVKERIEPYEPAILPW, from the coding sequence GTGAAAACCGCCAAGGAGGACGCCGCCGTGGGCCCGACGACGAAGACCTTCCCGGTGTTCGACTGCGACAGCCATGTGGTGGAGCCGCCCGCGGTCTGGGACGAGTACGTGCCGGCCAAGGAGCGCGCCTGGGTGAAGACGCAGTTCTGCTTCCACACCGACAGCGATCTCCTCATGATCAACGGGCGCATCGTGCCGGCGGCGCGGGAGCGCTCGAACGCCGCCGAGGTGGGGTGGGCCCGCTGGGACAAGAAGGAAGTGGGCCGGCTGACCCCGGGGACCGAGGAGTGGAAGGCCCGGTTCGGCCGCCTCCTCGGCTGCCGCGATCCCCAAGCGCGCCTCCGCGACATGGATGCGCTCGGGACGGATCAGGTGATGCTGTTCCCCACGTGGTTCGTCCGGCTGGCCCTCCTGCGGGATACCGGCGCGGCAGCGATCCTCGCCCGGGCCTATAACGACTGGGTGCACGACTACTGCGCCGCCGACCGCGCCCGGCTCTACCCCTGCGCGGTGCTGCCGCTGCAGAGCATCGAGGCATCCGTCGCCGAGCTGCGCCGCGTGGCGAAGCTCGGCTTCAAGGCGGCGGCGGTGCGTCCGTGCTTCTGGAACGGGCGCTATCCGACCCTGCCCGAGTTCGATCCCCTGTGGCGCGAATTCGAGGACCTGGACGTGGTGCTGGCCATGCACACGTTCCCGTCTCGTGAGGCGCTGACCGCGGACTGGGGGCAGCGCATGGCGCAGGCGCGTGGCCACTCGGGGCAGGGGCTCCTGTTCACGGACGAGGCGGTGGTCTACTCGCCCGGCCAGTTCGTGTCGAACATCACCGCAGCCATGGACCCGGCGATCGACGCCTCCGAGACGCTCGGCTTCGTGATGGAGGCGATGACCTGGGTGACCGTGGTCATGCAGACGGGATGGCTCGAGAAGTTCCCCCGCCTCAAGGCCGCGGTGCTGGAGTCCAACGCGTCCTGGCTGCCCCTCATCCTCGCGCGCGCCTCGAACTTCTCCAACCTCTTCGCGTTCCAGCGCGGGAACCGGCCGCTCCGCGACCCCGTGGAGGCGTTCCACGCCCGCTGCTTCATCGGCTTCGAGTCCGACGAGACGCTCGTGTACCGGCTATGGGACGAGTTCCAGGACATCGCGATCTGGTCCTCCGACTACCCGCACCACGACGCCGAGGACGCCTGGGACGGACTCCACCACATGGCGCAGCTCGGCGTGCCCGAGGCGGCGCAGCGGAAGATGCTCGGCGAGAACGCCCGCCGCCTCTACGGCATCGAGCCTCTTTTGGCGGTGAAGGAGCGGATCGAGCCCTATGAGCCCGCCATCCTACCCTGGTAG